The following proteins are encoded in a genomic region of Deltaproteobacteria bacterium:
- a CDS encoding 3-hydroxy-3-methylglutaryl CoA synthase produces the protein PMAVIDLEGGGRLYLQVTDAADGEVKVGTPVELTFRRLHEAGGNRHYFWKARPVL, from the coding sequence TGCCGATGGCGGTCATCGATCTCGAGGGCGGCGGCCGGCTCTACCTTCAGGTGACCGACGCGGCCGACGGCGAGGTGAAGGTGGGCACGCCGGTGGAGCTCACGTTCCGGCGCCTGCACGAGGCCGGCGGCAACCGCCACTACTTCTGGAAGGCGCGCCCCGTATTATGA